The following are encoded in a window of Salinibacter ruber DSM 13855 genomic DNA:
- a CDS encoding sensor histidine kinase, with translation MKYSAEGSRVWVRVHEDDAGAAVLEVEDEGMGMDPGEVEDLFGAFRQASEGHDRTHEGTGIGLAVTKKAADAMEGTVTVETEQGVGSRFSVQLPRAEGVEPQHATRP, from the coding sequence ATCAAGTACAGCGCGGAAGGGTCGCGGGTGTGGGTGCGCGTCCACGAAGACGACGCGGGGGCTGCGGTCCTGGAGGTAGAAGATGAGGGGATGGGCATGGATCCGGGCGAGGTCGAGGACCTATTCGGGGCGTTTCGACAGGCCTCCGAGGGGCACGACCGCACCCACGAAGGGACGGGCATCGGCCTCGCCGTAACGAAAAAGGCGGCCGACGCGATGGAGGGGACGGTCACTGTTGAGACCGAACAGGGAGTCGGCAGCCGATTCAGCGTGCAGCTGCCACGCGCCGAGGGCGTCGAGCCTCAGCACGCCACACGGCCGTGA